DNA sequence from the Xenopus tropicalis strain Nigerian chromosome 4, UCB_Xtro_10.0, whole genome shotgun sequence genome:
AATACAACCTGTAGTACTGAAATGAGGTTAAAACCCTTCATTTTTAGTTACATAGTCTTCTTCAATAACGGCACGTTATTAGACATGATGATACTACCATTCCACATCAAAGTTCCATGTTGCTATGATTATCACCGCCATCATTGTCCCTGTAGGATTTGGAATCCATCTTCACCGAGAGCTTTGTGCTTGGACTCCTCCTGGGAAAATCTTAGTGAAACCCATGAAGCCTAAGAGATGTAATCTTTGAAGATGTTTTCATGATCTCATTAGTCTTTACTACATCTGCCAGCTCTGGCTTTACTAAGTCTAGATCCAACTTCAGCAAATAATGTCTCCAACAGAATTAGGCTCCAGAGAAGACCATGTCCAGGCCACTGCAACCACAGAGAtatacattatctcttataagcCTTCATCACAAAGATAGTCATCGCTAGACATCTAAATGTCTATTTTGGCAGGAAGGCCTTCAGAAAGTCTCATTGCTGCTCTCCTTGCTCACATCAACCATTATTAGGCTGTCAGGGTCCATAGAGAGAGAAGGTTGTTTGGGATGCTGATGGTGATAAAGGGTGGCTTGCATGTCAACATTGATACAGAAGAGTCCTGGCATCAACTGCCTTTGATATTCCTCCCATTTCTGCATCATGTCCATAAGAGAGGTACTGGTTCTTACCCATCTGGGCAAACAGTCACTGGAACTAAAAGTCAGGGGGACCGTCACGCTCTGGGCTCGTCTCAACTCCAAGTGGTAATAAAGCCTATGGAATGAGTGAGTAAAACATCAACATTCAGTATGACTGGATACTCCTTAGTCACAGAGATCAACATGATAGAACAGACCAGAGAAACAACTGATGACTAATTTCACAATattttgtgatgttgctctgttcAGCAAATAGACAGCAGGTGGCACTgctgtttcaaattcattatattagagAAATATCTGTTAATATAATaaagaacagaacaaaaaatgaaaattggcaCTTAATTGTTTTACATTTCCATTAACAAGTGTGGTACAAGAGAAGTAGAGCACAAGTTCGGGGAGAAGTGGACCGAGGCTAATATCACACCAGGTGCCTTTTCTGCTAGTGGCGATAAAGCCAATGCACAACTTTCTACCATATGGTCAGTGCAAAGGAAAAGCTTCTGCTAGTCTGTGTACACTTGGGGTGTCTTTTTGGACAAAAACACTCCACTTTTGAGCCCAAATCTTGCCTGTGTGCACACTGACACATATGGATGCTTTTACAGTCAGAATGCAATGGGGCTTGTGTGACTTATCCTAGAGCTGCTAGATCATGTGACCAATCAGGAGCTAGTAGGGCTAATTGCATCATAAATCCCCGATTTGTTAAATGATCTGGTAGCTTAATAGTGCACCTTTCATCAGGCCTAAACCATTATCCTGCATTTCCCTAGAAAAACACAAGTTTAGATGAACTCGAGTGCATCTATCCTTGTGCTAATTCTCTGGCTGTGCACATAATGagttttattttcccttaaatAGGATCAAAACCATGAACTTTTGAAATCCATTGTTAAAAATGCAGGCTAATACAGTATTTTCCCTTGAAAGAAATTAGGTCAGAGTATTTTGGGAACTTTTTCTTTGAGTCggctgtttgtttttttgtatgacTCTGCTGGTTTCAGCTCACTGCCTTCATTGTAACACCAATGCTTGACCTGGAAAAGTTACAAGCCCTGAAAAACTGGAAACGTTATACAGCTAATTATGTAACGGGATATAGCGTCTTATAACCAAATGCCTATAGATTATGAGGATGGTTATATAACACGAACTCCAATGATACCACACACatccttatatataatatatgaggaTGTGTGTGGTATCATTGGAGTTTGTGTTATATAACCTTCCTCATAATCTATAGGCATTTGGTTACATTGGTGGGTCTGTTTGGGCTCTGAATCCCTTGCCGGATTTTTATGCTAGCATGAGAGGCAGAGAGCAGCCAAACCCCCAATAAAAGTGCTCTTTGAATGGGCACCAGCAGTTTTAAGCCATTACAGACAAGTACAGGCCCCTTTACACCTCCATGCCTCCCCCTGCCCCGTATAAATACAGTGTTTCAGAATGTAGACAGCCATATATCTATCTGCGAagtgcaggtctctgcactctgcaTCCTGCCTTGTGCTTAGTGAATGATCCCCACTATCTGCATGGAATGTTGTCCCTGTGTTTGTATGGGTTTCCTGCAGCTGATCTGCTTACCATGTAGACCCACAAATAGGACATCTCTGACTGCCTTATACAGGTTCAGATATGGATGATTTTGATGTACAGTGAAAGTGTTTCAAGCTGCTGCTCTGCCTGACAAGAACAGTGATATCACCTCGCACAAGCGTCCGCATCCTCAGACATACATGTACCTGGCTGTGATGTGGTTTCCCAGCTGTTTCTTTGCATTGCGCAGGACATAACGACACACTTTCCTGGTCTGGTCCTTGATCCACTCAATATCTTCAGGGACATCAGGAAGCCATTCCAAGAGTCTGCAGAGAGATGGCAGATGCACAGCAAATGAGAGAGATGCAATGAACACTGGAACACATAAAGTTAGACctctacacacatatatacatagattaaaaaatacacattatatatatatatatatatatatatatatacacacacacacacacatttttatttttggaggggggggttaaAATTAGGGCTTCCCACCACCCTCATTTTTATAAGTTAGTGCCGTTTCCATACCTGACAGTGAAAGACAGAGCAGATTCCAGGGGCAGGGTATACGGCAACATAAGTGCAGACGCCATGCGCACGGGTAGCAGATTGGATATAGACAGATACATACTGCGCTTTTCTTTGCAAGCTTCCAGGAGAGCTatggggtgaaaaaaaaaaaattcagatattCATGGGCCTTACACTAACCAGTGACATATGCATACCAGTATAATGAAACAAGCTAGCATTAGATATAATTGTACTTTCATTTTGTAGTCTTTCAGTGTTACTGGTCCCTCTCCCTATGGAGAACTTCTAGCAttaaatgttaaaggggttgtttacgttaaatcatttaaaatgctatctggtcGTTAAGGGctgctgaccccagcaaccaaaaacaaaaaaactctttaaatctacaattttattattactttctgttactttcattcaaaccactgcttcgTTGCTAGGGTTAATACAAATACcaccccaaaaaaaataaaaaacaattgaaagTTGTATTTGATTTTCACTGCATCATACTATAAGTTAGTTGTTGAAATAACCCCTTTAAGAAGTAAAATTGGACATCGCAATTGCCTTAATTCCCAAGAAATCATCTATGCAATGATTGCCTTAGACTGCCACTACATTTGAAACTACAAGTCTGACACTGGACTTACTCGTCGCTTAAAGTGACAATAATGGATATGTTACGTGGCCTTTTACCTTGGTTAAGTCTTTGGGGCAGATGTTCAAATATGTGATCCTCAGCTGCCTGCACTGCTGCAATGTCGTCTTCTGGCTCCTCACTGTTTCTACTCGCTTCATTCTCATTGGCTATATTTTCAGGGGCTGGAAGCGCAAGAGGCCTGCCAGGCTGAGGTCTGTTTAACAACCCTACAATATTTTGTTATAAAGAATTCAAAACAATGAATACAAACCCAGTATTTTAATTACCTGGTCAAATCACAAAAATAACCAATTAAaacaaatagaaatagaaataaatagaacacTGAATCACTTTGAAACACCACAAGATGGCGCCACAACCTATTAAACTAAGGTGCAATTTTATTATGTTCTCCACAAAGGTAAAGCAGATACAAGTAGAACAGGGTTATTTGCCTGAATTCACTTCCCTATAGACATGTAGGGTGGTCTGCAACAGAGCAGTAACAATGAAAAGCTATTGGGAGTCAAATATTTTGCTGATGGCCAAGCCCGGACTTATAATCCGTGAACTATTGtaaatggcagaggggctgctgtaagatgccattgacagttACTATTTAGGGGAGTGGTgcggggcagtttgggcctctgtgcacttgaaattACACAGCCTATTCTGATAATGGGGCGAGGGTCTATGAAAGATTCTGCTTTGTGCTGCAGTTCCTTCTCACAGATGTGCTTGCAGGCAGCTGACTCTTTACTCTCTTTGAATCCTTTTACTTCTCATAATCCTTTATTTGCTGTTCAAATCAGTTTATGTGTAAATGAGTGGAAAATCATCTCTTACCATTCCTTTTGAGGAAATGAAGAGCGTCTCTGTATCCTTGCTTGCACATGTCCTTAAGtacctgcaaaaaaaaccccaaaaatccAAAATATTACTTACGGATACTAGAGAATAGGTTTATAGCAAAGTCTGTGTAAATGGAAACATCCATAAGAAAACCTGACACTTCAGCAAACCTCTTAatattactataaaaaaaaaataagtttggcAATGCCCCCAAATTCCTTTGACCTGCTCTGTTTTTTCCCAATCTGCCCAAAACACAGCGCAGATTTTCAATATGCCTCACCAATTTTGGGTTCTGCGATTTAGGAACTTGGATCCGATACCTTGGGGAGTTATGTTATCaggattcccattgttctgtttttttctgccaGTAAATGAAGTTAGCACACCCCCATTCTATCAATTATGTGTGAGTCAGTATACttgaaaagccagggcctattctgtTACAGGTTGTATATGGGGGGGGACCAAGTGTACTTGCCTAAGCCTTCAGCTATGTAGGCGAAGACGCTTTATATTATAATAGACAGGCAATTCAACAATACAACCTCCAATCCGGGCTTCTAAAAAGTGCCTGCTTTGGGGGTTGTATCTTTGACTGTTTGTTTGCAGTTCCCTTTTGCTTTTACGAAGCCTTATGTTTTCTGCAGGTCAGCTTGCAGCTCAGGGCCCACAGCAAGTGACAACCTGGATTCACTGGTTTTACTACATAgcattatgttttaaaataacaaaacTGTACCTCTATACATTTGAACCACTAAGGTTCACTTTCTACCCCTGTAAACATTCAGTAAAAAGACTGGAGGCATTCGATACCCCATAGAGAAAGCATGGCATTGCATTTTTGTATAAAGTTAAAGAAGTGGATTCTGCAACATTGCTTGCACCCCTTAGTTGCTATATTCAAATCAAATAGTGTTTCCAGTGGCCAAATTAACCTAATAGAATACATGGCTTTGCCAAGTAAGTTATGCCCTCTGCCTCCATCTGACATTTTGTGAATGAGGGTAGCCCAACTACTGCAGTGTGGTTACCTGTGGCTCTGGAGGGAATAAGGCTTTAGAGAGTCGGTACAAGTTGCTGAGGTTAAACTGGATGCTGGTGTTGGTCACCCTGAGCTCATGGAGATTGGTGCAGCCGTCCCGGGGACAAATGTCACTCTCCCCAGAAAACGGGGATACTGTGATAGTGTTCTTCAGCTCATACTGAGGCAGATTATCTGATATTCCGCCATCCACGTATCTCTGGGGGAACATGAGAAAAACAATCTTATACTTCATTTGCCTGCCAATggttacattatatatttattagcaaCTCCCGACCCCTAGAACAGCTGCCCTTTTAGTCCAGTCTATTACTTGAGTGTATTTATATGATATAACTTATCTGCCTAATGAATTGGCAGCTCTGTACAATGTAGCAAATTATCTTTATACACTCTGTCTGGTGATAACCGCCTACTGCACCTTCTTAACATATAGCTATATACAGTATCGTTGTGGTGCTTGTTTCCTTCCTGGTAATGAATATACAACCCTATATAATGgtgttaaagaggttgttcacctttaaattaacttttagtatgacatagttGTAGATGTAGTtgtctgagactatttgcaattggttttcattttttattatctgtgtttttttatttatttagctttttgtccagcagctctggaattttagaagctatctggttgccaggggcttgcttaccttagcaataaggcagtggtttaaataagagccTTTTATAAGGTATAAAAAggaatgaaaaaaattgtaagtttacagagcaaaagttttttggctgccagggtcacgcaacacaattttaaaaacactataaaaaaaaaataatgacaaccaatagcaaagttgctaGTATTAGGATATTCCATAAAATACTGATATTTATctttaagggatactgtcatgatttttatggtgtactttttatatttctaaattactaatttatattctaatttttttaattttctaaattacacagtttacatagcaaatagttcattctatcatttaaaatgttattcttgaactaacaaaggtattttttagctgtaatattggtgtgtaggggccatctcagtgcattgtgcctgagtctgagctttcagaaggagccagcgctacacattagaactgctttcaggtaacctatggtttctcctactcccatgtaactggaggagtcccaagccggacttggatttcttactattgagtgctattctgatacctactgggagctgctatcttgctcccttcccattgttctgctgatcagctgctgggataGGGGggataacactccaacttgcagttcagcagtaaagtgtgactgaagtttatcagagcccagGTGATATGGCtctagaatatggctagccccatgtgaaattgcaaaattaaatctgtttgtgtttttaaaaaacagtattCCTATAAACAagagccacccctttaagtatCTGTATTTCCTTCTCCTAATTGAATATTAACATGCAGTCCTTAATCATATTCGTGAGAATCTGTATACAATTTCCCATGCCTAGtaataaatatgcagccttttaaatATTGCTAAGCCTCTACATGCAGTATTCCCTCTAATTACTCTTATTTACTTTATTACCCCCAAAACTGCCCATTGCTAATAAACCTGCTGTTCACATAAGATCCATTCCCATCAAAATCTCCATTCTTAGCTAGGGGACAGCAGTTAAGCAAGGGAAAGAGACCGCTTGCTATTAATGGTGAGATGATTGGAAGTGACAGCAGGAGTGGCTGATGCTCAGTGACACAGAAGTCACTTGTCGCTTCCCATCTGCAGTGCGCTCAGCCATATGCAGGGAAGGTGCAGCGGTAGCAATTTACAGGCAGCATGTCCAGTCCTGCTCAGTACTCATACATAATGTGATTTAGGGGAAAACAACCCTGTCACTGCCTGAGGGGTCTCTCTCACATGGCTAAGCAATGTTTTGTGCCAGTCTTATGACACGCTGCGAGATGCTTGTTTGGTTAAGGTACTTACCACACCTTGCAGACACGGAGGTATCAGGCCGCAGTATACTGGTATAAAGGTGCTGCAGACACAGGCCTGGAGGACAGAAACCATGGCCATTAATCTCATTAATTACACAGTATCAAAGACACAGACTAAGGACTTTCACAACTCAATGGGCAATATTTGTAGGGGCTAACTTTAATGAATCAAAGCTTATATCTAGAAAGGTCACAAGGAAAGGGCAGCCCCCAAGGCTTGTATAGTGTAAGCTTTCCACAACTAGGAGCACAGATAATAAAGAACTTGATTTAAAGGGCACACTGAGGGggcaaatgatttccttttttttcttttcctccgTATCACATTTAAATGGTAAAAGTGTGATACAAtggaggttgttcacctttattaTATACCATGAAAGGTTGGATAAACCCTTGATATcatttgggcaaaaaaaaaaaactatactgtGCAACATACAACCATTAATCCACTAATGAGGGATTATTGTTGAAGAATTATAAATGCATATCAAACATTATAGTGTGACTTAGTTACCTGGATCAGCTCTTCTTTGGTGTTAAACTGGGAGAGCAGCACATTCTCCCCATCCGACACCCGGGTAAGGGATATCCCCAGTCGACCTGTGGCTTTTTCATGTGCGTCTTCCGGTAGAGTCTTGTAGAGACAGTTCCGGATGATCTTAACCAGGTTGAAGGATGGGTGCAGAGGCCCCAGAAACCGCTTCCTGGCTTCCTTGGACACATCAATTATGTTTGCCCCGGCTTCCCCTACAAGAGATGGGCACATTGGAGTATGAATAATTTGGAGTGAAAATGTAAGTGATTGTGATACAAATAATGCAGATCTACCCAGACCCTCACAGGTGTGTATGTTGTGATGAAAGAATGTAACTGACCAGTTGAATTAATGACTGGTATAAATATTTACTGAGTGAAAAGAACCGGGCATGCTCAGTTTAGTTTTCATCTATAGATGAGGGGTTTTGTAACAAATAGATAATAAGGTGTGTTTCTTGCCATCAAATTTGTACTTTCCCAATTCAATAACTGTACAGGCTGACTGTAGTTTCAATAAGGACAtatgctttaaaggggtagttggcAAGATGTAGAttttgatattctaaaacaatttgcaattggtcttcattttcattcttttgtggttttttttttagttatttagtgtTATGTTtagcaggtctccagtttggaatttcagcagctatctggttgctagggtcttatttaccctgataaccaggtagtggtttgaacgagagactgggaGATGAATAGTAGAGTGCTTGAATAGAAAGAATAGTAAGTGCAATAACAgttacattgtagcctcacagagctcacatgttttttggctgccgaAGTCAGTGTcagcaattctataacatactgaccGTTAACTTACAGGTAAACTTCCTTTAATAAGAGAAGTAATAAAGATTatgataacaataaaactgtggcACCATAGaccaatagtttttggcttccaGGGGGTTAGTGACCCTCACCCTatgtgaaaactggaaagaggcagaagagaaatgtaaataattataaaactataaaaaaataaataatgaggaccaaaTCAAAAGTTGCTATAACATATAAGTTAAagataaaccacccctttaaagcagtgGCTGTTTTTACTTCAAACTACTCATGAGGCTAGACAGTTTGGTCAAAGCCCCAAACAGTCATAACTCCAAGAATATCTAGCAAAGCAAATACATAATCACCCCAAGTCTCACCACCACCACCCCTGGTCATTTTCTGTTAAACTTGTGTTTTTGGATTATTCAACAGCTCCCCATATCGGAATGTAAGCCATTAACAGGTTGCTAGGATTTACATAATTGGAAGCAAGCACCTAAAGTATCCATGTGCTACAAGGCTGATGACTAACTATGATGAATACCGCAGACTACACTGGATTTTAGTCAGTTGTGCACCAAACATGTGAGCTAATTACATAACAGGGGTTGAAGAAAGTGCTTACTGCAGGGCTAGTTAGAAATGGTGATGCCAATTGTTATTATTGGAAGAGCACATTCCAGGTGTGTAAGACAATGCTATACACATGTATCTGCCTACTGCCTGTTCAACATGCTGCTCCATGCTCCTCTGATTTGGGATGCACGGAAATGATACACTGGTTTATGCTAATGATACATCTCTGTGCCATAACATATTACATATTATCCATAGGGGACTGTTCAGTCCCC
Encoded proteins:
- the pnpla2 gene encoding patatin-like phospholipase domain-containing protein 2, coding for MFPLDSPWNISFAGCGFLGIYHIGVASCLKEHTPFLVENARNIYGASAGALTATALVSGACLGEAGANIIDVSKEARKRFLGPLHPSFNLVKIIRNCLYKTLPEDAHEKATGRLGISLTRVSDGENVLLSQFNTKEELIQACVCSTFIPVYCGLIPPCLQGVRYVDGGISDNLPQYELKNTITVSPFSGESDICPRDGCTNLHELRVTNTSIQFNLSNLYRLSKALFPPEPQVLKDMCKQGYRDALHFLKRNGLLNRPQPGRPLALPAPENIANENEASRNSEEPEDDIAAVQAAEDHIFEHLPQRLNQALLEACKEKRSMYLSISNLLPVRMASALMLPYTLPLESALSFTVRLLEWLPDVPEDIEWIKDQTRKVCRYVLRNAKKQLGNHITARLYYHLELRRAQSVTVPLTFSSSDCLPRWVRTSTSLMDMMQKWEEYQRQLMPGLFCINVDMQATLYHHQHPKQPSLSMDPDSLIMVDVSKESSNETF